The uncultured Desulfovibrio sp. genome segment TGGCGGCATCCGCGGCAGGGAACAAAAGTTCACGGCGCAAAGGTAAAAGGCCGTCTTCAAGCCCCGGCAGAAAAACAGCCTGAAATTCAAGCCCCTTTGAAGCGTGCAAAGTCAGAATCTGCACACTCTCGGCCTTGGCGCGCACAAGCTCGGTTTCCTGAAGCCAGGCCAACTGCTCAAAAAAGCCCGTCCAGTGGCCGCTCTGGTGCCACAGACGGCACAGTTCGCGCCAAGGGCGGCTGCCGGTAAAGACTTCTCCAGCCCAGGGCTGTTCCGCAAGCCAGGGGAGCATGCGCTCCGGCGTAGGCAGGCTCTCTGCCGATGCCCAGCTTTGCGGCACTGCGCCCTGTCGCTCCTGCTCCTCAGTGGGCATTTGCGCAAAACCGCAATGAGAGCCAAGCAATCCCAGCAGGCGCGCGCATGTGGCGTCCTGCCAGAATCCATCTTGCGAGGGCGCGGCGCATGGTATCCCCGCCTGTTCAAGGGCAGCCCGCAAGGGGGGAATTTGCGCTTTCAGGCGAACAAGAACCGCAATGTCGCCCGGTGCCAGTGCTCCGGCCAGACCGTGCAGGTCGTCCCCCTTGCTGTGATCCAGCAGGGTGTGGGCCGTAGCGCCCAACAGATGTCGAACACGCTCGGCTACCCAGCGGGCCTCTGTGCGCTCATCGGGTGCGGAAAAGAGCCGCAGCTCAGCCGTGAGCGATTGCGCGGCCAGCAACGGGCCGCACTGCCCCTTGTGGAGCAGGAGGCTGCGAGCCATGTCCAGCACGCTCTGGCTGGAACGGAAGCTCTGCCCAAGGCGGAAGACGTTCAGCCCCGGCCAGCAGGCGCGCAGGCTAATCTCGCTTTGGCCCGTAACGCCACGGAAGCCGTAAATAGCCTGATCCGGGTCGCCAATGCCGAAAAATCCATGACCATCTGCAGGCAGCAAGGCGCGAACAATGGCAAGCTGCACAGCCGAAAGATCCTGTACTTCATCTACCAGCACGTGCTGCGGGCGCTCATTTTCGGGCAGGGTGCGGGCGTGCTCCAGCCACCAGTCCAGAAGGTCGGCGTAGTCCACATAACGCTGCCCCATATTCTTGCGCGCAGCGTAGTTGGCAGCAGCTCGGGCCAGAGGGCTTTGAGCAGGCTCCTGGGCAAGAACACCACCCTCACGCGCCAGCGCAAGGGCATCCCACAGTTTGCGCGCATCGCGCTTTTCTAGTTCCGGATTCGCCAGATAAAACAGATTGAGCGCGGCATCCTCGCCAAGCAGCAGGGGAAGATTGTCGGCGCTGGCGGCGCGCAGGGCCGCCCAGGCCATGCCGTGCAGCGTATCGCACTGCGGTAGCGCAGCTTGCGAGGTACCCTCAAAGGCCTTGGCCAGTCTCTCTCGCAGTTCATCCGCAGCGCGCCGCGTAAAGGTGACGGCCAGCACCCTGCGCATGTCCGCGGCCTGTTCCACAAGCCATTGCAAACGGCCCACCAGAACGCGGGTTTTGCCCGCGCCAGGGCCAGCCAGCACCAGCACTGGCGCTGGGCCCGCTGCAAGCGCCGTCTGCTGCTCGTCAGAATAGGCAAAGGCCTGCGCAGGTGTGTCAGTTTTAGCTGCGGATTTTACCGCAGAAAAATTGCTTGTGGCTCCTGTGGTGGTATCACCCGCAAGGAGGAGGCTGGCGCGGCGCACCCGCACGGATGCGGGCTGTGCGGCAGTTGCCTGCGCATTCGCAGCCTCTGGCGGATCAGCCTTTTTGCGTCCCCGCTTGGCAGGAGCCTTTACGCCCGGCAGGGTGCCGCGCGCATCGGCCAGTTCCTCTGGGGAGAAAACGCGCACAGTGCCGTATTCGCCGTCATAGCCGCCTTCGCGGTAGACCTGACCGCGCCGCATGCGGGCCACAGCTTCGCCCAGCGGCTCCCAGTGAGCGCGGATGTCTGCTTCCGGCAGGCTGCAAAGGATATCCAGCTCCGGCCCCAGTTCGCGCAGCAGGCTGCTGTAACGTTCCTGCACCCGGCGCGATGCCGGGCCAACGCCGAGGATTTCACCCACGACTTCGGCCAGCGGAATCAGTGGGCGCACTTCCGGTTCGCGCGGGAGTTCCGGCGTGGTTTCCCTGTCTGCCAGTTCCAGCACCCGGTGCAGTACGCCGACAGTGAGCGGCTTGCCGCAGACCGGGCAGATATTGTTAAGGGCCAGCGA includes the following:
- a CDS encoding UvrD-helicase domain-containing protein codes for the protein MNFIADLHIHSRFSRATSKALNPRHLAAWARCKGINVLGTGDFTHPQWRAELAEQLVLDEHTGLYKLAVEPETLEFMDAKAGPGLQESTAPLFLLQTEISSIYKRGGKVRKVHNLVFVPTLEDAERLSLRLAQIGNLNADGRPILGLDSRDLLEIMLECAPGSVMIPAHVWTPWFALFGSKSGFDRLEDCYGDLSEHIFALETGLSSDPAMNRLISRLDGYALVSNSDAHSGANLGREANLFAGRPSYAGMFAALRASARREDQSNLDCRFLGTMEFYPDEGKYHLDGHRACNVVLEPKESLALNNICPVCGKPLTVGVLHRVLELADRETTPELPREPEVRPLIPLAEVVGEILGVGPASRRVQERYSSLLRELGPELDILCSLPEADIRAHWEPLGEAVARMRRGQVYREGGYDGEYGTVRVFSPEELADARGTLPGVKAPAKRGRKKADPPEAANAQATAAQPASVRVRRASLLLAGDTTTGATSNFSAVKSAAKTDTPAQAFAYSDEQQTALAAGPAPVLVLAGPGAGKTRVLVGRLQWLVEQAADMRRVLAVTFTRRAADELRERLAKAFEGTSQAALPQCDTLHGMAWAALRAASADNLPLLLGEDAALNLFYLANPELEKRDARKLWDALALAREGGVLAQEPAQSPLARAAANYAARKNMGQRYVDYADLLDWWLEHARTLPENERPQHVLVDEVQDLSAVQLAIVRALLPADGHGFFGIGDPDQAIYGFRGVTGQSEISLRACWPGLNVFRLGQSFRSSQSVLDMARSLLLHKGQCGPLLAAQSLTAELRLFSAPDERTEARWVAERVRHLLGATAHTLLDHSKGDDLHGLAGALAPGDIAVLVRLKAQIPPLRAALEQAGIPCAAPSQDGFWQDATCARLLGLLGSHCGFAQMPTEEQERQGAVPQSWASAESLPTPERMLPWLAEQPWAGEVFTGSRPWRELCRLWHQSGHWTGFFEQLAWLQETELVRAKAESVQILTLHASKGLEFQAVFLPGLEDGLLPLRRELLFPAADAATSSTQSEDNEAEERRLLYVGLTRAARALFLSHCAQRTLYGRTLRLQPSPFMGQICEFCRHSTLATRTRKEQKQISLL